One window of Sinorhizobium fredii NGR234 genomic DNA carries:
- a CDS encoding putative bifunctional diguanylate cyclase/phosphodiesterase, giving the protein MILAELASDRRGPDRLPFVDPLTGLGNAQQLRHKVCELAAERASDPAPFTIGLANLDGFKPINDLFGPEAGDRILRQVAQRLTACVPEGATVIRTADDEFALVLPLVFERKSAEKLGQMLKEILSAPFDLGDRTVRLSASFGFAVYPFAGAEFEDLLKSADTALYRSKRRGRGQITVYSQEIAQEMKRATQLEQALRNAIIAEEIDVHFQPIVDLRNDGVVGFEALARWCDPEFGYVSPSVFVPLAEERGFIEALAEMLLRKAAQTALAWPKELFLSFNLSSAQLMDPATSGRLLAIVHQVGLDPRRLELEITETAVMADADVAQKIVSELRAAGVRVSLDDFGTGQSSLCRLRDFSFDKVKIDRAFVSRISADRASEHIVKAIVSMCEGLELEVVAEGIEDISEVLKLKALGCGMGQGYFYGKPADAVATLRYLSDRHREPAAAR; this is encoded by the coding sequence ATGATTCTCGCCGAGCTTGCCAGCGACCGCCGCGGTCCGGACAGGCTGCCCTTCGTCGATCCGTTGACGGGCCTGGGCAATGCACAGCAATTGCGACACAAGGTATGCGAGCTTGCCGCCGAGCGCGCCAGCGATCCCGCCCCGTTCACGATCGGCCTGGCCAATCTCGATGGCTTCAAGCCGATCAACGATCTTTTCGGGCCGGAGGCAGGCGATCGCATCCTTCGCCAGGTGGCGCAGAGATTGACGGCCTGCGTTCCGGAAGGGGCGACGGTGATCCGCACGGCCGACGACGAGTTCGCCCTCGTGCTGCCGCTGGTCTTCGAGCGCAAGAGCGCCGAGAAGCTTGGCCAGATGCTGAAGGAAATCCTCTCTGCTCCCTTCGATCTCGGCGACCGCACCGTTCGGCTGTCCGCCTCGTTCGGCTTTGCCGTCTATCCCTTTGCCGGTGCCGAATTCGAGGATCTTTTGAAAAGCGCCGACACGGCGCTTTACCGTTCGAAACGCCGCGGCCGCGGCCAGATTACGGTCTACTCGCAGGAGATCGCCCAGGAGATGAAGCGGGCGACGCAGCTTGAGCAGGCTTTGCGCAACGCGATCATCGCTGAAGAGATCGACGTCCACTTCCAGCCGATCGTCGACCTTCGCAACGACGGCGTCGTTGGTTTCGAAGCGCTTGCCAGGTGGTGTGATCCGGAGTTCGGCTACGTCTCGCCGTCCGTCTTCGTGCCGCTGGCGGAGGAGCGCGGCTTCATCGAGGCGCTTGCCGAAATGCTGCTGCGCAAGGCGGCACAGACGGCGCTGGCGTGGCCGAAGGAATTGTTTCTCTCCTTCAACCTGTCGTCTGCGCAATTGATGGACCCGGCGACGAGCGGCCGCCTCCTGGCGATCGTCCACCAGGTCGGCCTCGACCCGCGCCGCCTCGAACTGGAGATCACCGAAACCGCTGTGATGGCGGATGCCGATGTGGCCCAGAAGATCGTCTCCGAATTGCGGGCCGCCGGCGTGCGCGTTTCGCTCGACGATTTCGGCACCGGCCAATCGAGCCTTTGCCGGCTGCGTGATTTCTCCTTCGACAAGGTCAAGATCGACCGCGCCTTCGTCTCGCGGATTTCAGCCGATCGGGCCTCCGAACATATTGTCAAGGCGATCGTATCAATGTGCGAGGGCCTCGAGCTCGAGGTGGTCGCCGAGGGCATCGAGGACATTTCCGAAGTGCTGAAGTTGAAAGCGCTCGGCTGCGGCATGGGACAGGGCTACTTCTACGGCAAGCCGGCCGATGCGGTCGCCACCTTGCGCTATCTCTCGGACCGTCACCGCGAACCCGCTGCGGCGCGCTGA
- a CDS encoding PRC-barrel domain-containing protein, translating into MTDKFISSVAAGALLVGVAVAPMSFAQETTTPPPAPAPETQTMEPAAPAPADQAQTPAPADKSTDMAAAGSYLTEQAEDQISANTYIGQSVYNANDESIGEINDLIIKKEGGVAAAVVGVGGFLGIGEKNVAVPFESIEVTEQPDSDALKLTTTETAESLKGAPEFKTKSQLMAERNAAQPVDTSTTSATGTTPAPAPAEPAPQQ; encoded by the coding sequence ATGACTGACAAATTTATATCTTCCGTTGCCGCCGGCGCGCTTCTCGTGGGCGTTGCCGTCGCTCCGATGAGCTTCGCGCAGGAAACCACTACACCACCTCCCGCCCCGGCTCCCGAAACACAGACCATGGAGCCCGCAGCTCCGGCCCCGGCTGACCAGGCACAGACGCCGGCACCGGCAGACAAGTCGACCGATATGGCGGCAGCCGGTTCCTATCTGACGGAGCAGGCCGAGGACCAGATTTCCGCCAACACCTATATCGGTCAGTCGGTTTATAACGCCAATGACGAAAGCATCGGCGAGATCAACGACCTGATCATCAAGAAGGAAGGCGGTGTCGCTGCTGCCGTCGTCGGCGTCGGCGGATTCCTCGGAATCGGTGAGAAAAACGTCGCGGTGCCGTTCGAGAGCATCGAAGTCACCGAGCAGCCCGACTCTGATGCGCTGAAGCTGACGACAACCGAAACGGCGGAATCCCTGAAGGGCGCGCCGGAATTCAAGACGAAGTCGCAGCTGATGGCCGAACGCAACGCGGCGCAGCCGGTTGACACATCGACCACGTCGGCTACCGGCACAACCCCGGCGCCGGCACCGGCCGAACCGGCACCTCAGCAGTAG